One window of Buchnera aphidicola genomic DNA carries:
- the pcnB gene encoding polynucleotide adenylyltransferase PcnB: MNLIIKKNHNISLRQISNNSIKVLYRLNKLGYEAYLVGGGVRDLLLGKKPKDFDIATNAKPNEIRKLFKNCRLIGRRFIIAHLIFKSEIIEVSTFRAKYHNNTLRSFTKKTNTGIVLFDNTFGKIEEDAYRRDLTINALYYSIRDYGIRDYVGGIKDIKLKVIRLIGDAETRYREDPVRMLRVIRFSVRLHMHIEKKTEKPIFKLSNLLKEIPSARLFNESIKLFCFGYGYLTYIRLKKYSLIYPLMPFLLNNLSKKNTFFLTEIIKLSLKKIDSAMTKKSIRCPSFLFASLLWYPLIEKIQMLLINNTLKYSRAYSVSVNYILKKSAASTGIPKHILIVIEKIWGLQKDIEIKKKNETKKIIQHHNFSPALELFSLRATVENKTDLKKMVVFWNKKNTFLKKNINV, from the coding sequence ATGAATCTAATTATAAAAAAAAATCATAATATATCTTTAAGACAAATTAGTAATAATTCTATAAAAGTATTATACAGATTAAACAAATTAGGATATGAAGCTTATCTTGTTGGAGGAGGGGTTAGAGATTTACTGTTGGGAAAAAAACCGAAAGATTTTGATATTGCAACTAACGCCAAACCAAACGAAATTAGAAAACTTTTTAAAAATTGTAGATTGATAGGCAGACGATTTATTATCGCTCACTTAATTTTTAAAAGCGAAATTATTGAAGTGTCAACATTTAGAGCTAAATATCATAATAATACATTACGTTCTTTTACAAAAAAGACAAATACAGGCATTGTATTATTTGATAATACCTTTGGAAAAATTGAAGAAGATGCATATAGACGCGATTTAACAATTAACGCCCTATATTATAGTATACGAGACTACGGCATTCGAGATTATGTCGGAGGAATTAAAGATATAAAATTAAAAGTCATTCGGTTAATTGGAGACGCAGAAACTCGATATCGAGAAGACCCGGTACGTATGTTGAGGGTTATTCGGTTTTCTGTAAGACTTCATATGCATATCGAAAAAAAAACTGAAAAACCCATATTTAAATTATCAAATTTATTGAAAGAAATACCATCGGCGAGATTATTTAATGAATCTATAAAATTATTTTGCTTTGGATATGGCTATTTAACTTATATACGATTAAAAAAATACTCTTTAATATATCCCTTAATGCCGTTTTTATTAAATAACTTAAGCAAAAAAAATACATTTTTTTTAACAGAAATAATTAAACTCAGTTTAAAAAAAATAGATTCTGCTATGACAAAAAAATCAATACGCTGTCCCTCTTTTTTATTCGCATCGCTATTATGGTATCCGCTAATAGAAAAAATACAAATGCTATTAATAAACAATACATTAAAATATTCACGAGCATATTCCGTATCCGTAAATTATATCCTAAAAAAATCAGCAGCTTCTACTGGCATACCAAAACATATTTTGATAGTTATTGAAAAAATATGGGGTTTGCAGAAAGACATAGAAATTAAAAAAAAAAACGAAACAAAAAAAATTATACAACATCACAATTTTTCTCCAGCTTTAGAGCTATTTTCATTACGCGCTACAGTGGAAAATAAAACTGATTTAAAAAAAATGGTTGTTTTTTGGAATAAAAAAAATACTTTTTTAAAAAAAAATATTAATGTATAG
- the truA gene encoding tRNA pseudouridine(38-40) synthase TruA: MKFALGLEYDGSIYYGWQKQKYVLTIQECLELAISKIADRQVDVVCSGRTDRGVHAMTQIVHFHTDIKRSCSVWLRGLNALLPKDITVLWVQEVPLDFHARFSALSRSYRYLIFNQKHRSSFFIKHCLHVRDMLNIIKIKNSIKYLVGKHDFTSFKSVGCQSSSAIKNIMSLTVRRINNFVVFDITSNSFLYRMVRNIVGCLLAVGLSRCRARGVKTILRNRDIKKKYSTLPAYGLYFMYASYPERYGIFKHYRLFSNSGLFMNIK, from the coding sequence ATGAAGTTTGCTTTAGGTTTAGAGTATGACGGAAGTATTTATTATGGTTGGCAAAAACAAAAATATGTATTAACAATTCAAGAATGCCTGGAGCTAGCTATCTCTAAAATTGCTGATCGTCAGGTAGATGTTGTTTGTTCTGGTCGAACTGATCGCGGTGTACATGCAATGACGCAGATTGTACACTTTCATACTGATATTAAACGCAGTTGTTCGGTATGGCTTAGGGGATTAAACGCGCTATTACCTAAAGATATTACTGTATTATGGGTACAAGAAGTGCCATTGGATTTTCATGCTCGATTTTCTGCTTTATCTCGATCGTATCGTTATTTAATTTTTAACCAAAAACATCGATCTAGTTTTTTTATAAAACACTGCCTTCATGTCAGAGACATGTTAAATATCATTAAAATAAAGAATAGTATTAAGTATTTAGTCGGAAAACATGATTTTACGTCATTTAAAAGCGTTGGTTGTCAATCTTCTTCTGCGATAAAAAATATTATGTCTTTAACTGTGCGGAGAATAAATAATTTTGTAGTTTTTGATATTACTTCTAATTCTTTTTTATATCGTATGGTAAGAAATATTGTAGGATGTTTGCTAGCAGTAGGTTTATCTCGGTGTCGTGCGCGCGGAGTGAAAACAATCTTGAGGAACAGAGATATAAAAAAAAAATATTCTACACTTCCGGCGTATGGATTATATTTTATGTACGCTTCATATCCAGAGCGTTATGGTATATTTAAACATTATCGACTGTTTAGT